Proteins found in one Pirellulales bacterium genomic segment:
- a CDS encoding response regulator, whose translation MKVFTTGQVAKICKVAPRTVSKWFDSGRLRGYRIPGSQDRRIPREYLIKFLKEHGMPLGDLEDEAMAKVLVVGQDQVLIENLKRQLPPEKSFKVAVAASGFEAGIQAESFHPDCIIVDFSIGRIEALQICQNLRRNPEYAETILIALLPDDGSSISFDRSTINETFKKPFDAALLAERLKTLVGSRKELV comes from the coding sequence ATGAAGGTCTTTACTACTGGTCAGGTCGCCAAGATCTGTAAAGTGGCCCCCCGCACGGTCAGTAAATGGTTTGATTCCGGACGGCTCCGCGGTTATCGCATTCCCGGATCCCAGGATCGCCGCATCCCCCGCGAATATTTGATCAAGTTCCTCAAGGAACACGGGATGCCCCTGGGCGATCTGGAAGACGAAGCGATGGCCAAAGTGCTGGTCGTGGGTCAAGATCAAGTGCTGATCGAAAACCTAAAGCGGCAACTGCCCCCCGAAAAATCGTTCAAAGTGGCCGTGGCCGCCAGTGGCTTTGAAGCCGGCATCCAGGCCGAAAGTTTCCATCCCGATTGCATCATCGTGGACTTTTCGATCGGTCGGATCGAAGCCCTGCAAATTTGCCAAAATTTGCGGCGCAATCCTGAATACGCCGAGACGATCCTGATCGCGCTATTGCCCGACGACGGCAGCTCGATCAGCTTTGACCGCTCGACCATCAACGAAACCTTTAAGAAGCCGTTTGACGCGGCGCTCTTGGCCGAACGGCTAAAAACGCTGGTCGGTTCCCGCAAGGAACTGGTCTAG
- a CDS encoding acyl-CoA dehydrogenase family protein, whose protein sequence is MPSTAETTADLPTLGPVQRWLWRGEGDCGAKNLHYEQPSDLVARVFQESLAVVARRRAAGSLYNAKNKLADETFAELAAVGYWGLLIPREYGGAGGTLTTVLPFLTQMAVHDPTVAGLQNVHACIGPVQMLLRYGTPEQRQKFLPLLASGDRIGVFGLTEPNAGTDLTALRTTAVREGEKYLVTGEKLFLTNLLPGRLLALICLIDGSPAALLVDLPPTETPEFQLVRYGLHSLQHTHNHGCVLRELAVPVENRLEIPTGGGLQAAYHGLNRGRVALCANAAGTLRLMLANLLPWTEFRHSGGKPLASYQLVRQRVARLEELIRTCDALTLWGATLLDGGVRAEAEAIIIKTFAAEALREAAIDICLRTHGGRAFLAGHHLGDHLHDYLAPCIYEGENQILLLALFKSLVKPHVREFYEPLEAALRAAKLPKLPVGNPFRMWRLRSAWMPLWRWRRSTAQRARQADLAGEIAPYALQIDSAVARHGRDLAHEQQLLLSLAEGVAGVVVRQVMTAAPASTFPLVPGEAAVQPLLRPYSPGNA, encoded by the coding sequence ATGCCGTCAACCGCCGAAACCACCGCCGATTTGCCAACCCTTGGCCCGGTCCAACGCTGGCTGTGGCGGGGTGAGGGAGATTGCGGAGCAAAAAATTTGCACTATGAGCAGCCCAGCGACCTGGTCGCGCGGGTGTTTCAGGAATCGCTTGCCGTGGTGGCCCGTCGTCGGGCCGCCGGATCGCTCTACAATGCAAAAAACAAACTCGCGGACGAGACCTTTGCCGAATTGGCTGCTGTGGGTTACTGGGGACTGCTAATTCCGCGCGAATATGGCGGTGCGGGGGGAACGCTGACGACGGTCCTGCCGTTTCTCACCCAAATGGCTGTCCACGATCCCACCGTCGCTGGCCTGCAAAATGTGCATGCCTGCATCGGCCCCGTCCAAATGTTATTACGTTATGGGACGCCGGAGCAGCGGCAAAAGTTTTTGCCTTTGCTAGCCAGCGGGGACCGGATTGGCGTCTTTGGCCTAACCGAGCCCAACGCTGGCACCGACCTGACTGCCTTGCGCACGACCGCCGTGCGGGAGGGGGAAAAATATCTGGTAACGGGGGAAAAGCTGTTCTTGACAAATTTACTGCCAGGGCGGCTGCTCGCGCTCATTTGTTTGATCGATGGGTCACCCGCGGCCCTCCTTGTCGATCTTCCACCCACCGAAACTCCGGAATTTCAGCTTGTCCGGTATGGGCTGCACTCCTTGCAACACACGCACAATCATGGCTGCGTCTTGCGCGAATTGGCCGTCCCCGTCGAAAATCGCCTGGAGATCCCCACCGGTGGGGGGCTGCAAGCCGCCTATCATGGGCTGAACCGGGGACGCGTGGCCCTGTGTGCCAACGCCGCTGGCACGCTACGTTTAATGCTGGCAAACTTGCTCCCCTGGACAGAGTTTCGTCATTCGGGGGGAAAACCGCTGGCTAGCTATCAGCTTGTTCGGCAACGCGTTGCGCGCCTCGAGGAACTTATCCGCACCTGCGACGCCCTCACACTGTGGGGGGCAACTTTGCTAGATGGGGGGGTGCGGGCCGAAGCCGAGGCCATCATCATCAAAACCTTTGCCGCCGAGGCCCTCCGCGAAGCGGCCATCGATATCTGTCTGCGCACCCATGGCGGACGCGCGTTCTTAGCCGGGCATCATCTGGGGGACCATTTGCATGACTATTTGGCCCCGTGCATCTACGAAGGAGAAAACCAAATCCTGTTGCTGGCACTCTTCAAGTCGCTGGTAAAACCGCATGTGCGAGAATTTTACGAACCCCTGGAAGCCGCGCTGCGGGCCGCGAAATTACCTAAACTACCAGTTGGGAACCCATTCCGGATGTGGCGGTTGCGTTCCGCCTGGATGCCGTTGTGGCGCTGGCGCAGAAGCACCGCCCAGCGGGCCCGGCAAGCGGATTTGGCCGGGGAAATTGCCCCCTACGCCCTGCAAATCGATAGCGCGGTGGCCCGTCATGGGCGTGATTTGGCACACGAGCAGCAATTATTGCTTTCTTTAGCAGAGGGTGTCGCGGGGGTGGTTGTCCGGCAAGTTATGACGGCGGCCCCCGCTAGCACGTTTCCACTGGTGCCAGGGGAAGCCGCGGTGCAACCCCTTTTACGTCCTTATTCCCCGGGTAATGCATAA